Genomic segment of Oncorhynchus keta strain PuntledgeMale-10-30-2019 unplaced genomic scaffold, Oket_V2 Un_contig_28345_pilon_pilon, whole genome shotgun sequence:
tactatactgaactatactccccaggactgtatggtactatactGAATTATActccacaggactgtatggtactatagtgaactatactccacaggactgtatggtactataatgaattatactccacagtacaggactgtatggatggtactataatgaactatactccacacgactgtatggtactataatgaactatactccacatgactgtatggtactatagtgaactatactccacaggactgtatggtactataatgagctatactccacagtacaggactgtatggatggtactataatgaactagaatccacaggactgtatggtactatactgaactatactccacaggactgtatggtactataatgaactatactccacaggactgtatggtactatactgaactatactccacacgactgtatggtactataatgaactatactgcacaggactgtatggtactataatgaactatactccacaggactgtatggtactataatgaactatactccacagtacaggactgtatggatggtactataatgaactagaatccacaggactgtatggtactatagtgaactatactccacaggactgtatggtactataatgagctatactccacagtacaggactgtatggatggtactataatgaactagaatccacaggactgtatggtactatactgaactatactccacaggactgtatggtactataatgaactatactccacaggactgtatggtactatactgaactatactccacaggactgtatggtactataatgaactatactccacaggactgcatggtactataatgaactatactccacaggactgtatggtactataatgaactatactccacaggactgtatggtactatagtgaactatactccacaggactgtatggtactataatgaactatactccacaggactgtatggtactataatgaactatactccacagtacaggactgtatggtactataatgaactatactccacaggactgtatggtactataattaactatactccacagtacaggactgtatggtactatactgaactatactccacaggactgtatggtactataatgaactatactccacagtacaggactgtatggtactataatgaactatactccacaggactgtatggtactataatgaactatactccacagtacaggactgtatggtactatactgaactatactccacaggactgtatggtactataatgaactatactccacaggactgtatggtactataatgaactatactccacagtacaggactgtatggtactatactgaactatactccacaCCAACACTACCTTACAGAGCACCAACACTACCTTACAGAGCACCAACACTACCTTACAGAGCACCAAAACTACCTTACAGTGCACCAACACTACCTTACAGAGCACCAAAACTACCTTACAGAGCACCAACACTACCTTACAGAGCACCGGGTGAGAGAGGAGCGACGCCGGTGTTTGAGGAGCGACGCCGGGTGAGAGTGAAAGCGACGCCGGGTGAGAGAGGAGCGACGCCGGGTGAGGGAGGAGCGACGCCGGGTGGGAGGGGAGCGAGCGCCGGGAGAGAGGAGCGACGTCGGGTGAAGAGGAGCGAagccgggagagagaggagctaaaCGCCGGGAGAGAGGAGCGATGCCGGGTGAGAGGGAGCGACGCCGGGTGAGAGAGGAGCGCGTCGGGTGAGAGAGGAGCGATACCGGGTGAGAGAGGAGCGACCccgggtgggagaggaggagcgtCGGGTGTTTGGGTGTCTCTCTTACCTTTGTGGATCATCTGGTGTCTCTTCAGGTCTGTGGATCGTAGGAAGCGCTTCCCACAGAAGGAGCACTGGTGGGGTTTCTCTCCGCTGTGTCTCTGCATGTGAGTCTTCAGGCTGCTTGGTGCAGTGAACCGCTTACCACACTGGGAGCAGAGGAACGGTCTCTCTTTGTCTGAGCTGGCACCCTCTCCTGTTTCTATAACAACATCACAGGGGTTAAACAGGAgtccctggacacagcccttagccgtggtatattggccatatatcacaaacccccgaggttccttattgctgttataaactggttatcaatgtaattagagcagtaaaaatacatattatgttatacctgtggtatacggtctgataaaCCACGGCTGTTAGCCAATCAGCAtacagggctcgaaccacccagtttattatACTGTATACAACACTATGCATTGGTATGTAGGAAGGTAGAAAGGGAAGATGACTCCTCTTGGACCCCTTTCAATGTAAACTGATCAGGAGTTATTTGGTTAGGGGGCACAGTTTAGTACATACAAGATTGACAACTATAAGCAGTCACTCAGCCCTCTGGGCCCttctcaaaagtagtgctctatatagggaactgGGTTCCATGAAACTGGTCTCTGATGTTCTGATCAGGGATTACCTGGTTGGGTCCTGTCCCCAACCTCCTTAGTCATCTGAAACTGGTCTCTGATGTTCTGATCAGGGATTACCTGGTTGGGTCCTGTCCCCAACCTCCTTAGTCATCTGAAACTGGTCTCTGATGTTCTGATCAGGGATTACCTGGTTAGTCCTGTCCCCAACCTCCTTAGTCATCTGAAACTGGTCTCTGATGTTCTGATCCGGGATTACCTGGTTGGTCCTGTCTCCAACCTCCTTAGTCATCTGAAACTGGTCTCTGATGTTCTGATCAGGGATTACCTGGTTGGTCCTGTCTCCAACCTCCTTAGTCATCTGAAACTGGTCTCTGATGCTCTGATCAGGGATTACCTGGTTGGGTCCTGTCCCCAACCTCCTTAGTCATCTGAAACTGGTCTTTGATGTTCTGATCAGGGATTACCTGGTTGGTCCTGTCCCCAACCTCCTTAGTCATCTGAAACTGGTCTCTGATGTTCTGATCAGGGATTGCCTGGTTGGTCCTGTCCCCAACCTCCTTAGTCATCTGAAACTGGTCTCTGATGTTCTGATCAGGGATTACCTGGTTGGTCCTGTCCCCAACCTCCTTAGTCATCTGAAACTGGTCTCTGATGTTCTGATCAGGGATTACCTGGTTGGTCCTGTCCCCAACCTCCTTAGTCATCTGAAACTGGTCTCTGATGTTCTGATCAGGGATTACCTGGTTGGGTCCTGTCCCCAACCTCCTTAGTCATCTGAAACTGGTCTCTGATGTTCTGATCAGGGATTACCTGGTTGGTCCTGTCCCCAACCTCCTTAGTCATCTGAAACTGGTCTCTGATGTTCTGATCAGGGATTACCTGGTTGGTCCTGTCCCCAACCTCCTTAGTCATCTGAAACTGGTCTCTGATGTTCTGATCAGGGATTACCTGGTTGGTCCTGTCTCCAACCTCCTTAGTCATCTGAAACTGGTCTCTGATGTTCTGATCAGGGATTACCTGGTTGGTCCTGTCCCCAACCTCCTTAGTCATCTGAAACTGGTCTCTGATGTTCTGATCAGGGATTACCTGGTTGGTCCTGTCCCCAACCTCCTTAGTCATCTGAAACTGGTCTCTGATGTTCTGATCAGGGATTACCTGGTTGGTCCTGTCCCCAACCTCCTTAGTCATCTGAAACTGGTCTCTGATGTTCTGATCAGGGATTACCTGGTTGGTCCTGTCCCCAACCTCCTTAGTCATCTGAAACTGGTCTCTGATGTTCTGATCAGGGATTACCTGGTTGGTCCTGTCCCCAACCTCCTTAGTCATCTGAAACTGGTCTcaatatactgtagctccatCTGGATGTTTTGATCAGGGATTAATTACCTGGGTTGGTCCtgtccccatcctcctcctctctgtccccaacctcctcctctccgtcctcctcctcctcctctctgtccccaatctcctcctctccatcctcctcctctctgaccccctcctcctcttcttctcttttaACAGTAACAAGTCCTGTAAAATGTCAAACCAAAAGATCTAAAACACTTTATAATATAAATGCCTCCCATCAGTACTCCACCAGAGGGAGCTCTAACTTGGTTCCCTGTAGAATCAAGAGCTCCTTGGGGAGGGGACACATTCTGGTACTCTGCTGCAGTTCTGTGAAACTGAACATGTAAAGTGTCACTTATGGAAATATCTGTAAAGTAACGTAACGGTGTGATTAGGGGTAAGCTATTCTTTCAAGAGGTGACTCTTAAAACGAGCACCTATGTGCTGTTAATTGTTCTAAgttgttgtatatatattttgtaattGATGATAATGTTGTTTTAAATTGCATTGAGAATAATGTGTAAATCAGGCCCATCTCACAGGACCACAGTGGAaatatgttgtgtcatgtcatgttgtgtcatgttgtgtcatgtcatgttgtgttatgttgtgtcatgttgtgtcatgtcatgttgtgtcatgtcatgttgtgtcatgttgtgtcaggtcatgttgtgttatgttgtgtcatgttgtgttatgttatgttgtgttgtgtcatgtcatgttgtgtcatgttgtgtcatgtcatgttgtgttatgtcatgttgtgtcatgttgtgtcaggtcatgttgtgtcatgttgtgtcatgttgtgtcatgtcatgttgtgtcatgttgtgtcaggtcatgttgtgtcatgtcatgtcgtgtcaggtcatgttgtgtcatgttgtgtcatgtcgtgttatgttgtgtcatgtcgtgttatgttgtgttatgttgtgtcatgtcgtgtcatgttgtgtcatgtcgtgtcatgttgtgtcatgtcgtgtcatgttgtgtcatgtcgtgttatgttgtgtcatgtcgtgtcatgttgtgtcatgtcatgttgtgtcatgttgtgtcaggtcatgttgtgtcatgtcatgtcgtgtcaggtcatgttgtgtcatgttgtgtcatgtcatgtcgtgtcatgttgtgtcatgtcgtgttatgttgtgttatgttgtgtcatgttgtgtcatgtcatgttgtgtcaggtcatgttgtgtcatgtcatgtcgtgtcaggtcatgttgtgtcatgttgtgtcatgtcatgttgtgtcatgttgtgtcatgtcatgttgtgtcatgttgtgtcatgtcatgttgtgtcatgtcatgttgtgtcatgtcgtgtcaggtcatgttgtgtcatgttgtgtcatgttgtgtcatgtcatgttgtgtcatgttgtgtcatgtcatgttgtgttatgttgtgtcatgttgtgtcatgtcgtgtaCGTGtcgtgtcatgtcatgttgtgtcatgttgtgtcatgtcatgttgtgtcatgtcatgttgtgtcatgttgtgtcaggtcatgttgtgtcatgtcatgtcgtgtcaggtcatgttgtgtcatgttgtgtcatgtacTATATTGTCgtgttatgttgtgtcatgtcatgttgtgtcatgttgtgtcatgttgtgtcatgtcgtgtcatgttgtgtcatgtcgtgttgtgtcgtgtcatgtatgttatgttgtgtcatgtcgtgttatgttgtgtcatgtcatgttatgttgtgtcatgtcgtgttatgttgtgtcatgtcatgttatgttgtgtcatgtcgtgtcatgttgtgtcatgtcgtgtcatgttgtgtcatgtcgtgtcatgttgtgtcatgtcatgtcgtgtcatgttgtgtcatgtcgtgtcgTGTTGTGTCATGTCACGTCGTGTTATgtcgtgtcatgttgtgtcatgtcatgttgtgtcatgtcgtgtcaggtcatgttgtgtcatgtttgtcatgttgtgtcatgtcatgttgtgtcatgttgtgtcatgtcatgttgtgtcatgttgtgtcatgttgtgtcatgtcatgtcatgttgtgtcgtgtcatgtcgtgttatgttgtgtcatgtcgtgttatgttgtgtcatgtcgtgtcatgttgtgtcatgtcgtgtcatgttgtgtcatgtcgtgttatgttgtgtcatgtcgtgtcatgttgtgtcatgtcatgtcgtgtcatgttgtgtcatgtcgtgtcgtgttgtgtcatgtcatgtcgtgttatgtcgtgtcatgttgtgtcatgtcatgttgtgtcatgtcgtgtcaggtcatgttgtgtcatgttgtgtcatgttgtgtcatgtcatgttgtgtcatgttgtgtcatgtcgtgtcgtgttatgttgtgtcatgttgtgttatgttatgttgtgttgtgtcatgttgtgtcatgttgtgtcatgtcatgttgtgtcatgtcatgttgtgtcatgttgtgttatgttatgttgtgttgtgtcatgttatgttgtgtcatgtcatgttgtgtcatgtcatgttgtgtcatgtcgtgtcatgtcatgtcatgtcgtgtcatgtcatgtcgtgtcatgttgtgtcatgttgtgtcatgtcgtgtcgtgttatgttgtgtcatgttgtgttatgttatgttgtgtcatgtcgtgtcatgtcatgttgtgtcatgtcatgtcgtgtcatgtcatgtcgtgtcgtgtcatgtcatgtcgtgtcatgtcgtgtcatgttgtgtcatgttgtgtcatgtcgtgtcgtgttatgttgtgttatgttatgttgtgtcatgtcatgtcgtgttatgtcatgtcatgtcgtgttatgtcatgttatgttgtgtcatgtcatgttgtgtcatgtcgtgttatgtcatgtcatgttgtgtcatgtcgtgtcatgtcgtgttatgttgtgtcatgtcatgtcgtgtcatgtcatgttgtgtcatgtcgtgtcatgtcatgttgtgtcatgtcatgtcgtgttatgttgtgtcatgttgtgtcatgtcatgtcgtgtcatgtcgtgtcatgttgtgtcatgtcgtgtcatgttgtgtcatgttgtgtcatgtcatgtcgtgttatgttgtgtcatgttgtgtcatgtcatgttgtgtcatgtcatgtcatgttgtgtcatgtcatgtcgtgttatgtcatgtcatgttgtgtcatgttgtgtcgtgtcatgtcgtgttatgttgtgtcatgttgtgttatgttatgttgtgttgtgtcatgttgtgtcatgttgtgttgtgtcatgttgtgtcatgttgtgttgtgtcatgttgtgtcatgtcatgttgtgtcatgtcatgttgtgtcatgttgtgttatgttatgttgtgttgtgtcatgttatgttgtgtcatgtcatgttgtgtcatgtcatgttgtgtcatgtcatgtcgtgtcatgtcatgtcatgtcgtgtcatgtcatgtcgtgtcatgttgtgtcatgttgtgtcatgtcgtgtcgtgttatgttgtgtcatgttgtgttatgttatgttgtgttgtgtcatgtcatgttgtgtcgtgtcatgttgtgtcatgtcatgttgtgttatgttgtgtcatgttgtgtcatgttgtgtcatgtcatgtcgtgtcatgtcgtgtcatgttgtgtcatgtcatgttgtgtcgtgttatgttgtgtcatgttgtgtcatgtcgtgtcgtgttatgttgtgttatgttgtgtcatgttgtgtcatgttgtgtcatgttgtgtcatgttgtgtcatgtcatgtcgtgttatgttgtgtcatgttgtgtcatgttgtgtcatgtcatgttgtgtcatgttgtgt
This window contains:
- the LOC127923102 gene encoding zinc finger and SCAN domain-containing protein 31-like, whose amino-acid sequence is MEEEEDQEGGGVANPGLVTVKREEEEEGVREEEDGEEEIGDREEEEEDGEEEVGDREEEDGDRTNPETGEGASSDKERPFLCSQCGKRFTAPSSLKTHMQRHSGEKPHQCSFCGKRFLRSTDLKRHQMIHKAVTSDRPYRCSECGKTFTSPTSLRIHLKIHSEDKPHQCSVCGKRFLWLCVLKRHQVGHKGERNISLPGRHVLCGSLGSERDLRTKPQDRVRNDRTVHR